From the genome of Halomonas sp. 1513, one region includes:
- a CDS encoding C4-dicarboxylate ABC transporter permease translates to MEMLLQALASLMTFESFITVLVGVSAGLLIGSMPGLTATMALAVLLPFTFSMEALQGLIALGAVYMGSIYGGAFTAILINTPGTPSSIATTFDGYPMARQGKAFEALTAATLASVVGGLVGVAFLLILAPPLARLAVAFGPAEMFWVAMLGLTLVASLSSGSLLKGMLGGCIGMLLSTIGVSPVGGETRFTFGFPPLQGGIELIVALIGLFVIPELLTMAAEGKGALPREGKFGKREASIRQVARTVFSKPVNLVRSCLIGQIIAIIPGAGGNVTSLVAYNEARRFSKDPKSFGKGNVEGIVASESSNNVMVAGSMIPLLTLGIPGAPPDAIILGVLLLHGLRPGLDLFTETGVLTNGFILSMGLAALMLLPVGLLGARLIHRIVIRTPYYFMVPCIAMVTILGTFSLRNSLLDVAIMLTLGCAGYFLRLIGIHAAPIVLGLILGGIAEQGYVQTMLAAVTDPIPWLRLLSNTLSKVLAAMVLLGVATALVPIWLQRSGRLDKASPDKRGEP, encoded by the coding sequence ATGGAGATGCTGTTACAGGCACTAGCCTCGCTGATGACCTTCGAGAGCTTCATCACGGTGCTGGTGGGGGTGTCGGCCGGACTATTGATTGGTTCAATGCCGGGCTTAACGGCCACTATGGCACTGGCTGTGCTACTGCCGTTCACTTTTTCGATGGAGGCCCTACAGGGGTTGATTGCCCTTGGTGCAGTCTATATGGGGTCGATCTATGGCGGTGCCTTTACCGCCATCCTCATTAATACTCCGGGGACGCCATCATCGATTGCCACGACCTTCGACGGCTATCCCATGGCGCGTCAAGGCAAGGCGTTTGAGGCGCTGACGGCGGCCACCCTGGCGTCTGTCGTGGGTGGCTTGGTGGGTGTGGCTTTCCTGCTGATTCTCGCGCCACCGCTCGCTCGGCTGGCGGTGGCCTTCGGCCCCGCCGAGATGTTCTGGGTGGCCATGCTGGGGCTGACGCTAGTGGCCAGCCTTTCCAGCGGTTCGTTGCTCAAGGGCATGCTGGGTGGCTGCATCGGTATGCTGCTCAGCACTATCGGTGTCTCACCAGTAGGTGGTGAGACGCGCTTCACCTTTGGCTTTCCGCCCCTACAAGGCGGGATTGAGTTGATCGTAGCGCTGATTGGCCTGTTCGTGATTCCCGAGCTGTTGACCATGGCAGCCGAGGGCAAGGGAGCACTTCCCCGGGAGGGAAAGTTTGGCAAGCGAGAAGCCAGTATCCGCCAAGTGGCGCGTACTGTCTTCAGTAAACCCGTTAACCTGGTTCGCTCCTGTCTGATTGGCCAAATTATTGCCATTATTCCCGGTGCTGGTGGCAATGTTACTAGCCTAGTGGCGTACAACGAGGCGAGGCGTTTCTCCAAAGATCCTAAGAGCTTCGGCAAGGGGAATGTCGAGGGCATCGTCGCATCGGAATCGAGTAATAATGTGATGGTGGCGGGTAGCATGATCCCGCTGTTGACCCTGGGCATTCCCGGCGCGCCTCCGGATGCCATTATCCTCGGTGTATTGCTTTTACACGGGCTTCGCCCAGGTCTCGATCTATTCACTGAGACCGGTGTGCTTACCAACGGCTTCATTCTCTCCATGGGCTTAGCAGCCTTGATGCTGCTACCGGTGGGGTTGCTGGGCGCTCGCTTGATCCATCGTATAGTGATCCGCACTCCCTACTACTTCATGGTGCCGTGCATCGCAATGGTGACAATTCTTGGCACCTTCTCGCTGCGTAACAGCCTACTCGATGTTGCGATCATGTTGACCTTGGGCTGCGCCGGTTACTTTTTGCGATTGATCGGCATACATGCCGCACCCATTGTGCTTGGATTGATTCTCGGTGGTATCGCGGAGCAGGGCTATGTGCAGACTATGCTGGCCGCAGTGACGGACCCCATCCCCTGGCTGAGACTACTGAGTAATACCCTTTCTAAGGTGCTCGCCGCAATGGTGTTGTTGGGGGTGGCAACGGCACTGGTCCCGATCTGGCTGCAGCGCAGCGGTCGCCTCGACAAGGCATCACCGGACAAGCGAGGTGAGCCATGA
- a CDS encoding C4-dicarboxylate ABC transporter substrate-binding protein, which translates to MKLLTTTLVGAVSSFSLLGMVAMAQADYPDSSIDYVIPFDPGGESDVTARFQEPILEDILGVSVNVVHRPGGGGAVAWSEFQNSAEPDGYEIIGVNIPHIIGQPIQRSDAGFDTENWEIITFFHSTPNALIVPADSPFETLDDLVEYARENPETVTLGGSGTYSANHLDMLRLEQEADIELTYIPFTGTGPLPGALEGGHVTGVFNYTMLGVQMDDSVRVLAVASEERVPALPDVPTFQEEGYDIVGGAYRGVAAPAGTPDEIVETLADAFSEANERITDEQEPLGFVMEYITGDEIDEVIDMLAEAYGPILEAAE; encoded by the coding sequence CTCGCTGCTCGGCATGGTGGCGATGGCCCAAGCCGACTATCCAGACAGTTCCATAGACTATGTGATTCCCTTCGATCCCGGCGGTGAGTCGGACGTCACCGCCCGATTCCAAGAACCCATTCTCGAAGACATCCTCGGCGTGAGTGTCAATGTGGTGCATCGGCCGGGTGGCGGTGGTGCAGTGGCTTGGAGTGAATTCCAGAACAGCGCTGAACCGGACGGCTACGAGATCATCGGGGTCAATATCCCACACATTATCGGCCAGCCGATCCAGCGCTCCGATGCTGGCTTCGACACAGAAAACTGGGAGATCATCACCTTCTTCCACTCAACGCCGAATGCTCTGATCGTACCGGCAGACAGTCCCTTCGAGACCCTTGATGATCTGGTCGAGTATGCCCGTGAGAACCCTGAAACCGTCACCTTGGGGGGGAGCGGCACCTACAGCGCCAACCACCTTGATATGCTGCGCCTAGAGCAAGAGGCAGATATCGAACTGACCTATATTCCCTTCACTGGTACTGGACCGCTGCCTGGCGCGCTAGAGGGTGGGCACGTGACCGGGGTCTTCAATTACACCATGCTCGGCGTACAGATGGACGACAGCGTGCGCGTCCTGGCGGTGGCCTCCGAGGAACGAGTGCCCGCCTTGCCGGATGTGCCTACCTTCCAGGAAGAGGGCTATGACATCGTCGGCGGTGCCTATCGTGGCGTTGCGGCGCCGGCGGGCACGCCAGACGAGATCGTCGAAACCTTGGCTGATGCCTTCTCTGAGGCTAATGAGCGGATCACCGATGAGCAGGAGCCGCTCGGCTTCGTCATGGAATATATCACCGGCGATGAGATCGATGAGGTAATCGACATGCTCGCCGAAGCATACGGCCCCATTCTCGAAGCCGCAGAATAA